The following are encoded together in the Arcobacter aquimarinus genome:
- a CDS encoding CZB domain-containing protein encodes MIYKNNVYQLIFGGEHNFKAVDHHNCRLGKWYDTGLGKEQFSFVPSYKGLEKHHHIVHHEANILAKECSGHSVSCSKQLIEDKIELVEQASEQVFIYLDRILEEKNEAVMKDAAKRLFDGEVK; translated from the coding sequence GTGATTTATAAAAATAATGTTTATCAACTAATTTTCGGAGGAGAACATAATTTTAAAGCTGTTGATCATCATAATTGTAGACTTGGAAAATGGTACGATACAGGATTAGGAAAAGAACAGTTTAGTTTTGTGCCTTCTTATAAAGGTTTAGAAAAACATCATCATATTGTTCATCATGAAGCAAATATTTTAGCAAAAGAGTGTTCAGGACATAGTGTTTCTTGTTCAAAACAATTAATTGAAGATAAAATAGAATTAGTAGAACAAGCAAGTGAACAAGTATTTATTTACTTAGATAGAATTTTAGAAGAGAAAAATGAGGCTGTTATGAAAGATGCAGCAAAAAGATTATTTGATGGAGAAGTAAAATGA
- a CDS encoding response regulator: protein MSKKYSIAIVDDETEILNVLSRFLTRNPNFSVNTYSNPVSAVASVDNSKYDLILLDIMMPQMNGLEALEKIKSKNPEQKVIMMTAYSTLDKVLKSHKEGATNYVMKPFDSLQLLEKKIIEVLESK from the coding sequence ATGAGTAAAAAATATTCTATAGCAATAGTTGATGATGAAACAGAAATTTTGAATGTATTAAGTAGATTTTTGACAAGAAATCCAAATTTTTCAGTAAATACATATTCAAATCCAGTTTCAGCAGTAGCGTCTGTTGATAATAGTAAGTATGACTTAATACTATTAGATATTATGATGCCCCAAATGAATGGTTTGGAAGCTTTAGAAAAAATAAAGTCAAAAAATCCCGAACAAAAAGTTATTATGATGACAGCTTATTCAACATTGGATAAGGTTTTGAAATCTCATAAAGAGGGTGCAACAAATTATGTAATGAAACCTTTTGATTCATTACAACTTTTAGAAAAAAAGATAATAGAAGTTCTTGAGTCAAAATAA